One Serinus canaria isolate serCan28SL12 chromosome Z, serCan2020, whole genome shotgun sequence DNA window includes the following coding sequences:
- the LOC103821826 gene encoding thioredoxin isoform X1, with product MVKIVGSLVEFEAELKSAGEKLIVVDFSATWCGPCKMIKPFFHSLCEKYGDVVFIEIDVDDAQDVASHCDVKCMPTFQFYKNGKKVQEFSGANKEKLEETIKSLV from the exons gttGAATTTGAGGCAGAACTGAAATCTGCTGGTGAGAAGCTTATAGTAGTTGATTTCTCTGCAACATGGTGTGGACCATGCAAAATGATCAAGCCCTTTTTCCAC agTTTGTGTGAGAAGTATGGTGATGTGGTATTCATAGAAATTGATGTGGATGATGCCCAG GATGTTGCTTCACACTGTGATGTGAAGTGCATGCCAACGTTCCAGTTCTACAAGAATGGAAAGAAG GTGCAGGAGTTCTCTGGGGCCAATAAAGagaagctggaagagaccaTTAAAAGTCTAGTCTAA
- the LOC103821826 gene encoding thioredoxin isoform X2, protein MVKIVGSLVEFEAELKSAGEKLIVVDFSATWCGPCKMIKPFFHDVASHCDVKCMPTFQFYKNGKKVQEFSGANKEKLEETIKSLV, encoded by the exons gttGAATTTGAGGCAGAACTGAAATCTGCTGGTGAGAAGCTTATAGTAGTTGATTTCTCTGCAACATGGTGTGGACCATGCAAAATGATCAAGCCCTTTTTCCAC GATGTTGCTTCACACTGTGATGTGAAGTGCATGCCAACGTTCCAGTTCTACAAGAATGGAAAGAAG GTGCAGGAGTTCTCTGGGGCCAATAAAGagaagctggaagagaccaTTAAAAGTCTAGTCTAA